From the genome of bacterium:
TGGATTCCTTCAAGCATCGTTACCGGACCGTCGACGTGCTCCTACTCGACGACATCCAGTTCTTCGAGGGCAAGGAACAGGTCCTCGAGGAGGTGTTCCACACCTTCAACACCCTCCACGAGCTCGACCACCAGATGGTCCTGTCCTGCGACCGCCCTCCCAAGGACCTGGGTATCGAGGACCGGCTCCGCTCCCGCTTCCAGTGGGGCCTCCTCACCGATATCGGACCACCCGACCTCGAGACGCGCCTGGCCATCCTGCGCCGCAATGCCCGGGAGTACGCGTCCGCGACCGTGCCGGACGAGGTTCTCGACTTCATCGCCCGCCACGTCACCGACAACATCCGGGAGCTCGAGGGCGCCCTTACCCGGGTTACCGCCTCCGCCGCTCTCACCGAGCAGCAGATCTCGGTCGACCTGGCCCGCTCGGAACTGCGCGGTCTGATACCCGACCCGGCAACCACCCCGCCGACCGGCACCGAGATCCTCGAAGTCACGGCCGCCACATACGGCCACGCCCTCGCCGACCTCCAGGGGCCCAGCCGCGTCCAACCCCTCGCCACCCATCGCCAGGTGGCCATGTACCTCTGCCGGGAACTCACCGACCTGTCGCTTCCCAAGATCGGCAAGGTCCTCGGCGGCCGCGACCACACCACCGTCATGCACGGCATCAACAAGATCAAGAAGACACTCACCAAGGATCCGGAGCTGGCGCGCCAGGTCTCGCACCTGTCCGGAATCCTGTGGAAAAGATGAGGGTCTTCCCCAGCCGTTCGCTCCTGCCGATCCGGCCTGGGTATAACGTCGCGGACAATCCCCCGATCACCTGACCGGCCCGGCCCGATCATGAGCAGTCACCCATCAACGACGCCAGCGCTACGAGGTCGACCGGCTGACCTGGGGTATCAGCCGCCGCGGTCGGTCCGACGCGTGACTTCCCCGGCCGACGCAGCCAGGCCCGGACGGACATCTATCCACATTCCACAGGGCCTACTACCACGACTGGTAGAGAATTCAAGAAACTAGTAGTCGAGAGCGGGAAGGATCTAGCAGTGCATATCCGAGCTGATCGGGATGATCTGGCCGAGGCATTCGGTCGCGCGAACCGTGGCGCTGGAGTCAGGACGGCCCTGCCGGCCCTCCAGAGCGTTCGTTGCCAAGCCGAAGCCGGACAACTGGAAATCACCGGGAGCGATACGGAGGTCACGATCCGGACCTCCGTGAAGGTGGAGGTCATGGAGGCGGGCGCCGTTCTCGTCCCGGGCCGCACGATGACCGACGCCATCCGGAGAATGCCGGAGGGAGCGGTTTCCATCCGGTCCGAGGAGGGGGCGGTGGAGCTGTCCGGCAACGGGCCGACCTTCACAATCCGGGTGCTATCGCTGGAGGACTACCCGAAGCTGCCCGAGCCCGACCTGACCGGAGCTATCGAGATGGACGGGAACCAACTGGTGGAGGCGCTCTCTCAGGTGCTGGTGGCCGCCTCGAACGATGCGTCGCGGCCGATCCTGACCGGTCTCCTGATGGAGAACTACGAGGAGGGCCTGCGGCTGGTGGCGACCGACAGCTACCGCCTGGCGATCCGGAACCTTCCGGGGCTCGAGGTGCGGGAGGGGGCGCTGATACCCGCACGAGGCCTGAAGGAGTTGGCCCGCACCGTGGCCGCCGAGCAGGTCAAGGTCGCGGTCCGCGAGCGGGAGGCCGTGTTCGCCTCGGAACGGGGTTCGTTGAGCATCCGCCTGATCGAAGGCACTTTCCCGAACTACCGGCAGCTGCTCCCGGACGACTACCCGGCCGCGGTGGAGTTCGACAAGGATCGGCTGCTGGAGGCGGTGGGACGCGCCGCCGTGGTCGCGGATGAGCATGTGCCGGTGCGGTTGAAGATCACCCCTGACGCGGTCGAGATGTCCGTGAGCCGTAGCGACCTGGGTGGAGAGGTCGAGATGCTCGAAGCCACCGTGAGTGGCGAGTTGGACGAGCTGACTATCGCCTTCAATGCGCGGTATCTCCAGGACGGCATCACGGCGGTGCCGGGCCCTCGGATCCGTATGGAGGTGAAGGACAGCAACCGTCCCAGCATCATCCGGGCGGACGGGAGCCAGAGCTTCCGCTACCTGTTGATGCCCGTGCGCGTCTGACGGCGCCGTGGCTCGAGGAGGGTACTGAAAAGTGTCCCGGTAGCCCGATGGCCGGAGATGAAACCCCAGGTAGAGGTATCGTGGACCAACCAATCCCCGTCTTTTTCAGCACCCTCCCAGGAGGCGCCAGGGGGTGAGGCTTGCCTGGCTGGAGGTGTCCGACTTCCGTAGCTACCGGCGGATCCGATGGGCGCCGGATCCGAGGATCAACGTGGTGGTGGGCCGGAACGCGTCCGGCAAGACCAACCTCCTGGAAGCAGTGGGTTACCTGGCGTCCCTGCGGTCGTTCCGGGGGATTCCGGACGCCGCTCTGGTGCGAATGGGCGCGGAACGGTCGGTCCTCCGGGGAGAGGTGGTCACCCCGGATCGGACCACGCGGATCGAGGTGGAGCTGCCGAAGGCGGGGCGTCGCCGGGCCCAGGTCAACGGGACCCGGTTGGCGCGCCTGGCGGATCTGGTGGGGGAGGTACGCACGATCACGTTCCTGCCGGACGACCTGGACCTGATCAAGCGGGGGCCCTCCCGCCGGCGAGGGCTGCTCGACTCGGTGGCGGTCCAACTGTGGCCAGGCGCCTACCGAGACCAGCAGGAATACGAGCGAGCGCTCCGGCAGCGGAACATGCTCCTCAAGCAGATGGGTCGCCGGACCGATCCGATCACGCTGGAGGTCTGGGACGAGCGGCTGGGCCGGGCGGGCGCGCGGGTCATGGCTCGCCGGCGGGCCGTGGTGGAAGCCATCGAGGAGCGGGCCGGCGTCGCCTACCGGGCACTGGCGGGCGATGCCACCGGGGTGCGGATCGACTACCGGTCGAAGTGGGGAGCCGCGACCGCCTCGGATCGGTCCGGCTGGGAGGAGGCTCTCAGGAAGGCCCTCGGGGAGGCGCGGCCCGCCGATCTCGAGCGCCGGGTCTCGACGGTGGGGCTCCATCGGGACGATGTGCGGCTGCTCCTCGACGATCGGGACTCGCGGATCCAGGCCAGCCAGGGCGAGCAGCGCACCCTCACCCTTGCCCTTCGCCTGGCGTCCCACCGGGCGGTGGAGCAGTCGGTGGGCCAGCCCCCGTTGCTCCTGCTGGACGACATCTTCTCGGAGCTCGACGAGGAACGCTCGGCGGCGCTGGCCCGGTCCCTACCGGCCGCCCAGACGTTCATCTCGACGGCTCGGGACGAGGAGGTCCCGCTTCCTGCCGGCCGTCGGTGGCGCCTACGCGACGGAATCCTGGGATGACGGAACGCTGGTCGCCGGACCAGGTGGAGGAGGCGCTGGAAGCCTTCGACGGAACCGAGTCCCGGGCCCTGCGCGTCCTCTGGGAGATACAGGAACTCGAGCGGGGCCGTCGGAGGCGGAAGGAGCGCCTGGACGAGGACATGGTGTCCTTCGGAGACATGATCCAGTCCATCCTGGCCGGCCTCGGAGTGGCCGACCTGGATCGGATCCGGGAGCTCGACGAGCGTTGGGAGGAGGTGGCGGGCCCGCAATGGGGTTCCAATTCCGTCCCGGTCGTGGTACGTAACGGGGAACTGTTGGTAGAAGCCTCGGATCCGCGCCTGGTCCGCATGCTCCGGCACGACGCCGAGCGGCTCGTGGTCCGTATCGCGGAGCGCTTCGGTAGGTCATTCGTGACCTCGGTCCGGGTGGTCGGGCCACCGTGGCGCAGGGGGTGGTGAGGAGTGAGAGCGCGAATGGTAGTTGCTTTGTCTAAACCCGCAGGTCAGGACCTATTTCTGAGGGGCGTGAATGTTGGCTTTGCGGCCAGGGTCGGGTACAATCCGGTCACGGTGGAAGAGACCCACCGGCCGGCTTGCGCGGCCCTCCGCCCGACCAAGGACTGCATGTGACCCTGGACCGACCCTCGAGCTATGGCGCGAGCGATATCAAGGTACTGCCCGGTCTCGAGGCGGTACGCCGCCGGCCCGGCATGTACATCGGCACGACCGGCCCCCGGGGCCTTCACCACCTGGTCTGGGAGGTGGTGGACAACTCGGTCGACGAGGCCATGGCTGGCTGGGCCGACAACATCGACGTGGTGCTGGAGGCGGACGGAAGCTGCCGGGTGTCGGATGACGGTCGCGGGATTCCGGTGTTGCGGCATGCCCAGACCCGGAAGTCCGCCCTCACCACGGTCCTCACCACCCTCCACGCCGGAGGCAAGTTCGAGGAGGGCGCCTACACAGTGTCGGGTGGCCTCCACGGGGTGGGCATATCGGTGGTGAACGCGCTCGCCGCCCGGTTCGTGGCCGAAGTGGAGCGGGACGGGTTCCGGTGGTCGCAGTCATTCGAGCGCGGCAAGCCGAGTGGGCCGCTGGTGAAGGAGCGCCCGTCCCGCGAGACCGGTACCACCATCACGTTCTGGCCCGACCCCGAGGTGTTCACCGACACGGTGGACTTCAAGTACGCCACGGTGGCGCAACGGCTCCGGGAACTGGCCTTCCTCAACAAGGGGCTCCGCGTGCGCCTGACGGACAAACGGAACGGCAGCCGCGCGGAGACCTTCCGCTACAAGGGCGGCCTGCGGGACTTCATCCTCCACCTCAACAGCCGCCGCGAGGCCCTGCACGGGCGGATCCTCTACCTGGAGGACGAGGCGCCGGAGGCGGAGCTGCAGGTCGCTCTCCAGTGGACCAACTCGTTCAACGAGAACCTGATCAGCTTTGCCAACAACATCAACACGCACGAGGGCGGCACCCATGAGGAGGGCTTCCGCACCGCCCTCACGAAAGCCGTCAACGAGTTCGCCCGCTCCAAGAACCTCCTCAAGGACAAGGATCCCAACCTGACCGGCGAGGACGTGCGGGAAGGCCTGACCGCGGTGGTGTCCGTGAAGGTGCGCAACCCGCAGTTCGAGGGGCAGACCAAGACCAAGCTCGGCAACACCGAGATCCGTAGCTACGTGCAGAAGTCCCTCAACCGGATGCTGCCGGAGTGGTTGGAGCGCTACTCGCCGGACGCCCGGCGGATCGTGGACAAGGCTCGCCAGGCGCAGCACGCCCGCGAGGCGGCTCGCAAGGCCCGTGACGTGATACGGCGCAAGTCGTTGCTCGCCTCCTCCCGGCTGCCCGGCAAGCTGGTGGACTGTTCATCCGGCAATCCCGAGATCGCCGAGTTGTTCATCGTGGAGGGGGATTCGGCGGCCGGACCGGCGAAGAACGGGCGGGACTCCATGTTCCAGGCGGTGCTTCCCATCCGGGGCAAGATCCTGAACGTGGAGAAGGCCCGGCTGGCAAAGGCCCTCCACAACAAGGAGATACAGGCCCTGATCACCGCGATCGGCACCGGCATCGGGGAGGACTTCGAGATCGGCAAGGCGCGGTACCACAAGGTCATCCTTCTCACGGACGCCGACGTGGACGGCGCCCACATCCGGACCCTGCTGCTGACCTTCTTCTTCCGCCACATGCGGCCCCTGATCGAAGCCGGCTACGTGTACGTCGCCGTGCCGCCCCTCTACCGGGTCAAGGTCGGGCGGCGGGTCAGCTACCTGGCCGACGATGCCGAGCTGGCGGCCTTCAAGGAGTCGCATCCGAAGGCCCGGCCCACCCGGTTCAAGGGCCTAGGCGAGATGAACGACTCCGAGCTGGGAGACACCGCTCTCCATCCCGACACCCGGACCCTCGTCCAGGTGGACATGGCGGACGCGACAGAGGCCGACCACGTCTTCTCGACCCTGATGGGCGGTGACGTGGCCGCTCGCAAGGAGTTCATCCAGCAGAACGCCGGCGATGTCCGGTTCCTGGACATCTGAGCGGGAGGAACGCAGCGTGCCGGAGCTCGAGAGGGGAGGCGCCGCCGCCCGCCTGGCGGTCGACATAAACGACGAGATGTCCAAGTCCTTCGTGGACTACGCCATGTCCGTGATCGTGTCGCGGGCGCTGCCGGACGTGCGGGACGGGCTCAAGCCGGTGCAGAGGCGGATCATCTACGCCATGGACGACATGGGGGTGGGGCCGCGGAGTTCCCATCGCAAGTCGGCCACGGTGGTGGGTGAGGTGATCGGTAAGTACCACCCGCACTCCAACGACGCCATCTATGACGCCCTCGTCAGGATGGGCCAGTCCTTCTCCCTCCGGTACCCGCTCATCCACCCGCAGGGCAACTTCGGCACGACCGACGATCCGCCGGCGGCGATGCGCTACACGGAATGCAGGCTGGCTCAGCTGGCAGGGGTGCTGCTCGACGGCATCGACGAGGACACGGTGGACTTCGCCGACAACTTCGACGGTTCCGAGCAGGAGCCGGTCGTGCTGCCCGCCCGCTTCCCCAACCTGCTGGTCAACGGCTCGCAGGGCATCGCGGTGGGCATGGCCACCAACATCCCGCCCCACAACCTGGGGGAGGTCATCGACGCCTGCCTGTTCGGACTTGACAACCCGGACGCCGGTCCCGAGGAGTACCTGTCGATCGTCAAGGGTCCCGACTTCCCCACCGGCGGCTACGTGATCGGGACCAAGGGAGTGAAGGACGCGCTGGTGTCGGGGCGGGGCTCGGTCCGGATGCGGGCGGTGACCGATGTCGAGCCGATCCGCAAGAACCGCACCGCCATCGTGGTCACCGAGCTGCCCTACCAGGTGAGCCAGGATCGGGTCATGGCGCGGATCGCCACCCTCGTCCAGCAGAAGACGCTGGAGGGTATCTCCGACCTGCGCAACGAGTCCTCCGCCCGCGTGGGCGTGCGGCTGGTCATCGAGCTCAAGAAGGACGTCAACCCCAAGGTGGTGCTGAACAACCTGTTCAAGCACACCAACCTCGAGGAGAACTTCGGCGTCAACGCGGTGGCCCTGGTGGACGGGGTGCCGCGCACCCTCAACATCGCCGAGTTGGTCCAGTACTTCCTCGACCACCAGATGGAGGTCATCGAGCGACGCACCCGCTTCCGCCTGAAGCGGGCGCAGGCCCGCGCCCACATCCTCGAGGGGCTGATCGTGGCGGTGGACAACATCGACGAAGTGATCGCGGTGATCCGGGGGAGTGAGGACGTCGCCTCGGCCCGGGCCGCTCTCATGGACCGGTTCCCGCTGTCGGAGATACAGGCCCGAGCCATCCTCGACATGGCCTTGCGCCGCCTCACCTCGCTGGAGACCGCCAAGCTACGCGACGAACTCGCCGGGCTGGTGAAGTTGATCGCCGAGTTGAGCACCATCCTGGCCGATCCGGTCCGGCGCCGGGCGATCATCGCCGGCGAGCTCCAGGCCACCCGCGAGGCCCACGGAGGCGCTCGCCGCACCCAGGTCATGCCGGCCGAGTCCGAGCTGTCCCTGGAGGATCTCATCGCCGACGAGGAGATCATCGTCACGGTGTCGGCCAAGGGGTACGTCAAGTCGGTGGCGGCCAACGCCTACCGGGCCCAGGGCCGGGGCGGTAAGGGGGTGAAGGCGGCGGCGCTGCGCGGCGACGACTACCTGACCCACGTGATCCATACCACCGCTCACTCCTACCTCCTCTTCTTCACCAACCGGGGACGCGTTTACCGGGTCAGGGCGCACGAGATCCCCCGCAAGGCCCGTACCGCCCGGGGGGTCCTCGCCCACAGCGTGCTACCGCTGGATCCCCAGGAGCGCATTGAGGCGATCGTGGACACCCGCGACTACGAGTCATACCGCTACATGGTGATGGTGACCAGGAAGGGGAAGGTCAAGCGCACCGCCTTCCGGGAGTACGACAGCCGCTACGCCCGGCTGGTGGCGATCCGGCTGGCCGAAGACGACGAGGTGGTGACCGTTCACTCCACCGACGGCAAGAGCGACCTGCTCCTCTTCACCCGCCGGGGGATGGGGATTCGCTTCTCGGAGAACGACGTCCGCGCCCGGGGCAGGGCCACACAGGGCGTTATCGGGATCCGCCTCAATCCGGGGGACGAGGTGGTGGGAGCGGCCGCCACGCTGGAAGGCGACGACATCCTGCTGCTGACCTCCGGAGGTTTCGGGAAGCGCGTGCGGTCGGCGCTGTTCAAGCGCCAGGCCAGGGCCGGCAAGGGCGTCAAGGCCATGAAGCTCACGAAGGTACGAGGGGAGATGGTGGGCGCCCGGGCGGTTACTCCAGGGAGCCAGGTGATGATCGTCTCCACCGGCGGCGTCGCCATACGCACCGCCACCGACTCGATCAGCCGCCAGAGCCGTATCGCCAGCGGCGTGAAGGTGATGAACCTGCCTGACGGCGCCAGTGTCGCCAGCTTCGCTCCCGTTCCCATGGACACAGGCATCGCTACCGGGGCGAAGTGACGGAGGCGCGGTTGGGGGCCTGGTCCGCCCCGCCCACCACGCAACGCCGGGTTCGCCGGATTCTCCGCAAGTTCGATCCGTGGACGGTCATGAAGGTGTCCGCGGTCCTGTCCGCGCTGGCCGCGCTCGGGCTGGTGCTGCTGTCGGTGATGGTCTGGGCGGTGATCTCCCGGCTCGGCCTGGTGTCCGCATTCGACGAGGCCGCCGCCCGGGTGGCGCTGATCGAGCCCGGCGAGTCGCTCTTCAAGACGGGCGGCGAGTACCTGCGCGGCATGATCCTGCTGGCGGCCAGCTGGATGGCCGGGACCACCGCCACGCTGACCGTGGGGGCGGTGCTGTACAACCTGCTGGCGGACCTGGTCGGCGGGATCGAGTTCACGGTGCTGGAGGAGGTGCCGGTGGATACCGCCCGGCACGACCCCGGGGGACGATCACTCGTCGGGGGGATGTGATGGCGACCGTACGGCGGGTGAGGCGCGTGATCCGCAAG
Proteins encoded in this window:
- the gyrB gene encoding DNA topoisomerase (ATP-hydrolyzing) subunit B — its product is MTLDRPSSYGASDIKVLPGLEAVRRRPGMYIGTTGPRGLHHLVWEVVDNSVDEAMAGWADNIDVVLEADGSCRVSDDGRGIPVLRHAQTRKSALTTVLTTLHAGGKFEEGAYTVSGGLHGVGISVVNALAARFVAEVERDGFRWSQSFERGKPSGPLVKERPSRETGTTITFWPDPEVFTDTVDFKYATVAQRLRELAFLNKGLRVRLTDKRNGSRAETFRYKGGLRDFILHLNSRREALHGRILYLEDEAPEAELQVALQWTNSFNENLISFANNINTHEGGTHEEGFRTALTKAVNEFARSKNLLKDKDPNLTGEDVREGLTAVVSVKVRNPQFEGQTKTKLGNTEIRSYVQKSLNRMLPEWLERYSPDARRIVDKARQAQHAREAARKARDVIRRKSLLASSRLPGKLVDCSSGNPEIAELFIVEGDSAAGPAKNGRDSMFQAVLPIRGKILNVEKARLAKALHNKEIQALITAIGTGIGEDFEIGKARYHKVILLTDADVDGAHIRTLLLTFFFRHMRPLIEAGYVYVAVPPLYRVKVGRRVSYLADDAELAAFKESHPKARPTRFKGLGEMNDSELGDTALHPDTRTLVQVDMADATEADHVFSTLMGGDVAARKEFIQQNAGDVRFLDI
- the gyrA gene encoding DNA gyrase subunit A, whose translation is MPELERGGAAARLAVDINDEMSKSFVDYAMSVIVSRALPDVRDGLKPVQRRIIYAMDDMGVGPRSSHRKSATVVGEVIGKYHPHSNDAIYDALVRMGQSFSLRYPLIHPQGNFGTTDDPPAAMRYTECRLAQLAGVLLDGIDEDTVDFADNFDGSEQEPVVLPARFPNLLVNGSQGIAVGMATNIPPHNLGEVIDACLFGLDNPDAGPEEYLSIVKGPDFPTGGYVIGTKGVKDALVSGRGSVRMRAVTDVEPIRKNRTAIVVTELPYQVSQDRVMARIATLVQQKTLEGISDLRNESSARVGVRLVIELKKDVNPKVVLNNLFKHTNLEENFGVNAVALVDGVPRTLNIAELVQYFLDHQMEVIERRTRFRLKRAQARAHILEGLIVAVDNIDEVIAVIRGSEDVASARAALMDRFPLSEIQARAILDMALRRLTSLETAKLRDELAGLVKLIAELSTILADPVRRRAIIAGELQATREAHGGARRTQVMPAESELSLEDLIADEEIIVTVSAKGYVKSVAANAYRAQGRGGKGVKAAALRGDDYLTHVIHTTAHSYLLFFTNRGRVYRVRAHEIPRKARTARGVLAHSVLPLDPQERIEAIVDTRDYESYRYMVMVTRKGKVKRTAFREYDSRYARLVAIRLAEDDEVVTVHSTDGKSDLLLFTRRGMGIRFSENDVRARGRATQGVIGIRLNPGDEVVGAAATLEGDDILLLTSGGFGKRVRSALFKRQARAGKGVKAMKLTKVRGEMVGARAVTPGSQVMIVSTGGVAIRTATDSISRQSRIASGVKVMNLPDGASVASFAPVPMDTGIATGAK
- a CDS encoding DUF721 domain-containing protein, which encodes MTERWSPDQVEEALEAFDGTESRALRVLWEIQELERGRRRRKERLDEDMVSFGDMIQSILAGLGVADLDRIRELDERWEEVAGPQWGSNSVPVVVRNGELLVEASDPRLVRMLRHDAERLVVRIAERFGRSFVTSVRVVGPPWRRGW
- the dnaA gene encoding chromosomal replication initiator protein DnaA — translated: MSKPELAQHDPDFSSALRTRVGPEGWKKWFSSVRHEVVEETLYLVAPSDFHIRWLRNNYQTTIDEVAASTYGPQTAIEYLVSDRPDLGVEPNPAPDPAGEPVAEEAPLTRPDRAPVHAPKFLSKYVFDTFVAGQSNQLALAAAKRVSEGPGQNYNPLFIYGGAGLGKTHLLHAIGHYIRASRPSATVRYMTSENFFNEFVDGIRTKRMDSFKHRYRTVDVLLLDDIQFFEGKEQVLEEVFHTFNTLHELDHQMVLSCDRPPKDLGIEDRLRSRFQWGLLTDIGPPDLETRLAILRRNAREYASATVPDEVLDFIARHVTDNIRELEGALTRVTASAALTEQQISVDLARSELRGLIPDPATTPPTGTEILEVTAATYGHALADLQGPSRVQPLATHRQVAMYLCRELTDLSLPKIGKVLGGRDHTTVMHGINKIKKTLTKDPELARQVSHLSGILWKR
- a CDS encoding DNA replication/repair protein RecF — its product is MRLAWLEVSDFRSYRRIRWAPDPRINVVVGRNASGKTNLLEAVGYLASLRSFRGIPDAALVRMGAERSVLRGEVVTPDRTTRIEVELPKAGRRRAQVNGTRLARLADLVGEVRTITFLPDDLDLIKRGPSRRRGLLDSVAVQLWPGAYRDQQEYERALRQRNMLLKQMGRRTDPITLEVWDERLGRAGARVMARRRAVVEAIEERAGVAYRALAGDATGVRIDYRSKWGAATASDRSGWEEALRKALGEARPADLERRVSTVGLHRDDVRLLLDDRDSRIQASQGEQRTLTLALRLASHRAVEQSVGQPPLLLLDDIFSELDEERSAALARSLPAAQTFISTARDEEVPLPAGRRWRLRDGILG
- a CDS encoding DUF3566 domain-containing protein, which codes for MGAWSAPPTTQRRVRRILRKFDPWTVMKVSAVLSALAALGLVLLSVMVWAVISRLGLVSAFDEAAARVALIEPGESLFKTGGEYLRGMILLAASWMAGTTATLTVGAVLYNLLADLVGGIEFTVLEEVPVDTARHDPGGRSLVGGM
- the dnaN gene encoding DNA polymerase III subunit beta; the protein is MHIRADRDDLAEAFGRANRGAGVRTALPALQSVRCQAEAGQLEITGSDTEVTIRTSVKVEVMEAGAVLVPGRTMTDAIRRMPEGAVSIRSEEGAVELSGNGPTFTIRVLSLEDYPKLPEPDLTGAIEMDGNQLVEALSQVLVAASNDASRPILTGLLMENYEEGLRLVATDSYRLAIRNLPGLEVREGALIPARGLKELARTVAAEQVKVAVREREAVFASERGSLSIRLIEGTFPNYRQLLPDDYPAAVEFDKDRLLEAVGRAAVVADEHVPVRLKITPDAVEMSVSRSDLGGEVEMLEATVSGELDELTIAFNARYLQDGITAVPGPRIRMEVKDSNRPSIIRADGSQSFRYLLMPVRV